The segment GTGAAGATGGCGTGAGACTGCTGATCAAGCATCGAGAGTTCCGGCCCATAGATCCGCGCGTTGTGCGCGTGATCGATGGGCCTCGCTACCACCAACGAGCGATGTGTGAGACCGTCTTCTCGACTATTAAGCGCACGCTCGGCAACGCCGTGCGTGCGCGATCCTGATACGGTGAATTTCATTCTGATGTGTATCATCCACAACATCAAGCAGTCTCTGAACCCGTCAAATCAAGCTACGTCTGGCGATTCACCACGGCCCTATATTGAAATGATATTCATTAACAGTAGTTGATAATGTGGTTTCTTTATTCAGAGTCAGCCATTAAATTCACGATAAGTACATGTCAAGTAGTTACTGGTGCAGCGGTGAATTAGCTGGTTCGTCTCTCGTGGCTTCTTCGGAGTTTTGGATACATCAAAAACCAGATGACTATCAGTAACACACAGTTGAATAGCCAGATAGGGTCAGTGAATAAATTACGAAGAAACACGGAGGGAGTGCGTTCGAACAAAACTGCTCCAAGAGCGCCGACAGCTATGAGGCCTGTTACATATGTAATAATAAAAATGAGTGAGTCGCGTCTAAATGATGGCTCCATATCGTCTCAAATAATTTCTGAAAAGTGCATGCCTACAGTTGATCAGATTTCAAATCCGTTTCGAAGTTCGAAGTCGGCGACTGATTGGTTTCCGTGACCAATTCGTCAGGATTTATCCCCGCAAATTCACCAGGCAACTCACCTTCGTTGGCGTGCAGATACAGGGCAGTCTTGACGATCCCGCCAACAGTTGATCCAAGGAGAAGCATCATAATCATCGTTATAGCTCCTATTGTCAGAACTAGCTGGCTGTTTCCAGTCGTAACCGAGACGCTCACCGCGACAAGTCCGCCGATCAGGACAATTACTCCCTGAACCATCCCGATTCCGGTTGCGCCGACCGCACTTTCGCCCCAGGCATCTTTGAAGGCCGCTCCACTTCGTGTAAGCATTCCTCTTATCGAGGGTTGTTCGAGGGCGATTACCGGGACGATGAAGAATGTCATTGCTGCCCATGCCATCGAAAAGAGCAGCGACGTGATTTGAATTCGACGGCCAACCAGTTGGAGAACGACGCCAATCGTTGCGGACACTACTGACCAGACAAAAATCGAACCGACTGATTCTTTCGCTAATATTAGACTTCGATATGTGTCCGGTTGTCTTCCAGCGAATGCGTCATGGCTTGCGTGAACTAACGCTGTCGAGAAGAATGTGGAGATGAACGTGAGGACGAGATAAAACATAAATAGTCCAGCTATCAACAGAGCGTTAACAAGCCGATCAGATTGATCTAGGTTGACAATCCCGTGCTCAACACCGAAACCAAGGCTCGCCACTAGGGCATAGAATAGTGCTGCTGTGGCAACGGCAACTGTGATGAGCATTAGTAATGGATACACGGCAAGTGTCGGATTATGTCGTGTAACCGAGAAGCTGCGGCGAGTGAGTGTAAAACCCGTTCGAACTCGGGAAAGAAGTCCCATTAGCGTTCACCCCGACTCCTCATGATCAGTGGCTGTAGTTGGCGCTGAACCAGCTACTTTTTGAAACCAGCCACCGGCTGGCCATACAAATGAGAACAGGACGAAAGTGAACACAACGAAACCGCCAAGAATAATCGCTGGGAGTGGGATTGTAAGCGTCGTTGCAAGGACAAGATACCCAAGTCCGATCATCGTACTCAGGAACTGCAACCGCGTGATTGGCTCTCCAACAGCATGTGGAGGCTGGTCATCAGCACCAGCAGATTGGCTGCCTGACTGGTCCTCAATGTCTTGCTGGGAATTGTTCTCTTCGTGATTATCAGGACCATTCCCTTCAAGGCGGCTACCCGGTGAGCCAGAGGATAAGTGAGGAGAGTGGTCGTAACCCAGAGGCGATCGTTCCTGGTGTGGTTGATCAGCTATAGATGTTTTAGCATCGGCCTGCTTCATGACTGCATCGTAATCCAGATGAGAACGGTAGACTGCACGTCGGTGAAATACGGCCATATCAATCAATCCCTGTGCCAGATTATCGTCAGCACGCACCTCCCCAAAAACCAGTTTGAGTTCCTTGTCACTATATCCAGCCTCTTGTAATCGCTGAAAATCAATTACACCCCGTGCGATGCGATCTCGAATTTGTTGGCGGTCGCGCGACCGTTTGGCGTCATCGTCGTATCCGTCGAATCCACGCTGGACCCGTTCGCGTTGTTTTTCAGTTAAGAGTGAAGCACCTGAGGTTGGCATCTGTATATCGATATAGTATTCTCCAACCCATAAAACTGCCGTCTACAGGAAATACAGGTTCCTGGTGTATGGATATAGTATGATCAAAGCCATTAATATCATCCGCTCGGAATGCTGTTGTACAATGGGAGTATTCAGTCGTCTCAAAATTGGGTTCGGCATGGCACGCCGGAGCGGCCGCGTGCTCAGATCCCATCCAAAACTATTGGTGTTCCCGCTCATCGGCGGACTCTCCGGTATCGCGTTCATCGCAACGCTATTCGGAAGTCTGTACCTCACGGAGTCCGTCCAGGAGCCCGGGATGATACTATACGGTGCATTGTTCGTCGCCTACTTCGTCGAAACGTTCGTCGCGTCGTTCTTCACGGCGGCGCTCGTCTCGGCGACGCGCACCGTCTTCCATGGTGAGGAGCCGTCGATCCGTAAGGCGCTAGGCACCGCGTGGCAGCGAAAACTTCCGCTGGTGATCTGGTCGCTCGTAGCCGCAACCGTCGGCGTTATCATCCGACTCATCCAGTCCGAAGAGGGAATCGGGGCCCAAATCGCCGCGGCCATCTTCGCGGCCGCGTGGAGCGTGATGACCTACTTCGTCGTCCCCGTCATCGTTTTCCGCGACCCCTCGGCCACGGAGATGCTGAAAGAGAGTGCAACCACGTTCAAAGACACGTGGGGGGAGTCAGTTGGCGCGATGGCAACGATCGATATCTTCTCGCTCCTTCTGGCACTCGTCGGCCTTGGGCTCGGCATCCTCACGTTCGTCCTGACCGGCGGCACGGGCATCCAGCTGCTGGCGACCGTGCTGATCGGTGGCTCTGCCTTTGTCTTCGGGCTTCTGATCGGGAAAGCTCTCAGCGGCGTCGCCAAGACCGCGCTGTACGTCTACGCGACCGAAAGCACCGCGCCGGAGTACTTCGACGACATGAATTTCAGTGAGATTGCCGGTGAGAACTCGGAATCCGCGCGGACTCTCGGGGATCGGTTGGGTGACTCGGGTGGCGGCCAGATCTGACTCAGGTTTGTTATGGTCCGTCGCCCTCCAATCGCAGTTGTCGTCCTAGCAGTCGCGGTGGTACTCGCTGGCTGTTCCGCCCCATCTGGGCCGTCAACCCCGACTGGCGACCCGACTACTGACGATCCCAGCACGGAATCGTCGACGCCAGCAGGAAAAACGCCCCACGACGATGGAATTGGCGAGAGCAGACAGGTGACCGTCAACGGGTCTCTATCCGTCGACGCTACGCAGATCTACCAGCGTGTCGAGCGACTGATGGACACGAATGCGTCGGCACCCGACGTTAGGGTTGAGCGCATGAACCGATCGAGTTCGGTTGGCCTATCGCCGTCGCCAGTCCGGCAGGCACTCGGGTTCGCTAACACGACGCGGTCGGTCCAGGCGTGTGGCGCCATTACCAGCGCCTATGCCACCGATGGAGCGGTGACAATCTCGCCAGTCAATCCGGTGACGGGCGAGAATCTCTCGGCGTCGACGGTCGAACTCGTTCTGGCCCACGAGTACGCTCACACCCTCCAGAACCGTGTCGAGGGATTCCAGAACGCGACGGCCGTCGACAACCTGCACATCAGCCAGGCAATGAGCGAGGGGAGCGCCGTGTTTGTCGCCGACACCTATGCCCAGCGTC is part of the Halostagnicola kamekurae genome and harbors:
- a CDS encoding DUF6159 family protein, with the protein product MGLLSRVRTGFTLTRRSFSVTRHNPTLAVYPLLMLITVAVATAALFYALVASLGFGVEHGIVNLDQSDRLVNALLIAGLFMFYLVLTFISTFFSTALVHASHDAFAGRQPDTYRSLILAKESVGSIFVWSVVSATIGVVLQLVGRRIQITSLLFSMAWAAMTFFIVPVIALEQPSIRGMLTRSGAAFKDAWGESAVGATGIGMVQGVIVLIGGLVAVSVSVTTGNSQLVLTIGAITMIMMLLLGSTVGGIVKTALYLHANEGELPGEFAGINPDELVTETNQSPTSNFETDLKSDQL
- a CDS encoding DUF6159 family protein; translation: MARRSGRVLRSHPKLLVFPLIGGLSGIAFIATLFGSLYLTESVQEPGMILYGALFVAYFVETFVASFFTAALVSATRTVFHGEEPSIRKALGTAWQRKLPLVIWSLVAATVGVIIRLIQSEEGIGAQIAAAIFAAAWSVMTYFVVPVIVFRDPSATEMLKESATTFKDTWGESVGAMATIDIFSLLLALVGLGLGILTFVLTGGTGIQLLATVLIGGSAFVFGLLIGKALSGVAKTALYVYATESTAPEYFDDMNFSEIAGENSESARTLGDRLGDSGGGQI